From the genome of Bubalus bubalis isolate 160015118507 breed Murrah chromosome 2, NDDB_SH_1, whole genome shotgun sequence, one region includes:
- the CTLA4 gene encoding cytotoxic T-lymphocyte protein 4 precursor (The RefSeq protein has 2 substitutions compared to this genomic sequence): MACSGFQSHGTWRTSRTWPCTALFFLLFIPVFSKGMNVTQPPVVLASSRGVASFSCEYESSGKADEVRVTVLREAGSQVTEVCAGTYMVEDELTFLDDSTCIGTSRGNKVNLTIQGLRAMDTGLYVCKVELMYPPPYYVGIGNGTQIYVIDPEPCPDSDFLLWILAAVSSGLFFYSFLITAVSLSKMLKKRSPLTTGVYVKMPPTEPECEKQFQPYFIPIN; this comes from the exons ATGGCTTGCTCTGGAGTCCAGAGTCATGGGACTTGGCGGACGTCTAGGACCTGGCCCTGCACTAccctattttttcttctcttcattcctGTTTTCTCTAAAG GGATGAATGTGACCCAGCCTCCAGTGGTGCTGGCTAGCAGCCGGGGTGTTGCCAGCTTCTCATGTGAATATGAGTCTTCAGGCAAAGCTGACGAGGTCCGAGTGACAGTGCTGCGGGAGGCAGGCAGCCAGGTGACCGAAGTCTGTGCTGGGACCTACATGGTGGAGGATGAGCTAACCTTCCTGGATGATTCCACTTGCATTGGCACCTCCAGAGGAAACAAAGTGAACCTCACCATCCAAGGGCTGAGGGCCATGGACACTGGGCTCTACGTCTGCAAAGTGGAGCTCATGTACCCGCCGCCCTACTACGTGGGCATTGGCAATGGAACCCAGATTTACGTCATTG ATCCAGAACCATGCCCGGATTCTGATTTTCTCCTCTGGATCCTGGCAGCAGTTAGTTCAGGGTTGTTTTTCTACAGCTTCCTCATCACAGCTGTTTCTTTGAGCAAAATG CTAAAGAAAAGAAGCCCTCTTACTACAGGGGTCTATGTGAAAATGCCCCCAACAGAGCCAGAATGTGAAAAGCAATTTCAGCCTTATTTTATTCCCATCAATTGA